The proteins below come from a single Cupriavidus pauculus genomic window:
- a CDS encoding heavy metal translocating P-type ATPase, giving the protein MTPARTPVEAPAGTRAARYRIAAMDCPTEETLIRNKLGGMAGVAALDFNLMQRVLTVHHTLDETDVVVRAIGTLGMQAEPLADAEAGVGAEGAPAEAAAPWWPLALAGATALGAEAAEWFGIATPWLPAALALATIAISGLGVYRKGWIALRNGNLNINALMSIAVTGAALIGQWPEAAMVMVLFAVAERIEAASLDRARNAIRGLMAMTPEQAVVLQPDGSWQPVTARDVAVGARVRLRPGERVALDGRVVRGQSAFDQAPITGESVPVDKTGGDPLYAGAINQSGEIEYEVTAPASDSTLARIIHAVEAAQGSRAPTQRFVDRFARIYTPAVFAIAVLVAVVPPLATGAGWQEWIYKALVLLVIACPCALVISTPVTIVSGLAAAARRGILVKGGVYLEQGRDLAWLALDKTGTLTHGKPAQTDMASLVDETHDGASAGTRARAIAASLAARSDHPVSRAVANAAASDGVALREVAEFEALPGLGVRGRIDGVQYCLGNHRLIHDLGACSPALEARLEALERQGKTVVLLATMAPKPDATMLFGVADTVRETSRQAIEELHALGIRTLMLSGDNPHTVAAIGAQVGIDEVRGNQMPGDKADAIAALADKTHSGGRKVAMVGDGINDAPALARADIGFAMGAAGTDTAIETADVALMDDDLRKIPAFVRLSRRTSAILRQNIALALGIKVVFLALTVMGMGTMWMAVFADMGASLLVVFNGLRLTRR; this is encoded by the coding sequence GTGACACCCGCCCGCACGCCCGTCGAGGCCCCGGCCGGCACCCGTGCCGCGCGCTACCGCATCGCGGCCATGGACTGCCCCACCGAGGAAACGCTGATCCGCAACAAGCTCGGCGGCATGGCCGGCGTGGCGGCGCTCGATTTCAACCTGATGCAGCGCGTGCTGACGGTCCACCACACGCTGGACGAGACCGACGTCGTGGTGCGCGCCATCGGCACCCTCGGCATGCAGGCCGAACCGCTCGCCGATGCGGAGGCCGGGGTAGGTGCCGAGGGAGCGCCGGCGGAAGCCGCCGCGCCATGGTGGCCGCTCGCGCTGGCCGGCGCCACCGCGCTGGGCGCCGAGGCGGCCGAATGGTTCGGCATTGCCACGCCATGGTTACCCGCCGCGCTGGCCCTCGCGACCATCGCGATCTCGGGCCTCGGCGTGTACCGCAAGGGCTGGATCGCCCTGCGCAATGGCAATCTCAATATCAACGCGCTGATGAGCATCGCCGTGACGGGCGCCGCGCTGATCGGCCAATGGCCCGAGGCCGCGATGGTGATGGTGCTGTTCGCGGTGGCGGAGCGCATCGAAGCCGCATCGCTCGACCGCGCGCGCAATGCCATTCGCGGGCTGATGGCCATGACGCCCGAGCAGGCCGTGGTGTTGCAGCCCGACGGCAGCTGGCAGCCCGTGACGGCGCGCGACGTGGCCGTCGGCGCCCGCGTGCGGCTGCGCCCGGGCGAGCGCGTGGCGCTGGACGGGCGCGTCGTGCGGGGCCAGTCCGCGTTCGATCAGGCCCCGATTACGGGCGAGAGCGTGCCGGTGGACAAGACTGGGGGCGATCCGCTCTACGCGGGTGCGATCAACCAGTCGGGCGAGATCGAGTACGAAGTCACCGCGCCCGCGAGCGATTCGACGCTCGCGCGCATCATCCACGCCGTGGAAGCCGCGCAGGGCAGCCGCGCGCCCACGCAGCGCTTCGTCGATCGGTTTGCGCGCATCTACACGCCGGCGGTCTTCGCGATCGCCGTCCTGGTGGCGGTGGTGCCGCCGCTGGCAACGGGCGCGGGGTGGCAGGAATGGATCTACAAGGCGCTGGTGCTCCTGGTCATCGCCTGCCCGTGCGCGCTCGTGATCTCGACGCCCGTGACCATCGTCAGCGGCCTGGCCGCCGCCGCGCGGCGCGGCATTCTCGTCAAGGGCGGCGTGTATCTGGAGCAGGGGCGCGACCTCGCATGGCTCGCGCTGGACAAGACCGGCACGCTCACGCACGGCAAGCCCGCGCAGACCGATATGGCGAGCCTTGTCGATGAGACGCACGATGGCGCATCGGCCGGCACGCGGGCCCGCGCCATCGCGGCCAGCCTTGCCGCGCGGTCCGATCACCCCGTCTCGCGCGCGGTGGCCAATGCCGCCGCCAGCGATGGGGTGGCGTTGAGGGAAGTTGCCGAATTCGAGGCGCTACCGGGTCTGGGCGTGCGCGGGCGTATCGATGGCGTGCAGTATTGCCTGGGCAATCATCGATTGATTCACGACCTCGGCGCGTGCTCGCCGGCGCTCGAGGCCCGCCTCGAGGCGCTCGAGCGGCAGGGCAAGACCGTGGTGCTGCTCGCCACGATGGCGCCGAAGCCCGACGCGACAATGCTGTTCGGCGTGGCCGATACGGTGCGCGAGACGAGCCGCCAGGCGATCGAGGAACTGCACGCGCTCGGCATTCGCACGCTGATGCTGTCCGGCGACAACCCGCACACGGTTGCGGCCATCGGCGCGCAGGTCGGTATCGACGAGGTGCGTGGCAACCAGATGCCCGGCGACAAGGCCGATGCGATTGCCGCGCTCGCGGACAAGACGCACTCGGGCGGACGCAAGGTGGCGATGGTCGGCGACGGCATCAACGACGCCCCCGCGCTGGCGCGGGCCGATATCGGGTTTGCAATGGGCGCGGCCGGAACCGATACCGCGATCGAGACCGCCGATGTCGCGTTGATGGACGACGATCTGCGCAAGATTCCGGCGTTCGTGCGGCTCTCGCGCCGGACGTCGGCCATCCTGCGTCAGAACATCGCGCTGGCGCTCGGTATCAAGGTGGTATTCCTCGCGCTGACCGTCATGGGCATGGGCACCATGTGGATGGCGGTGTTCGCCGATATGGGCGCGAGCCTGCTGGTGGTGTTCAACGGCCTGCGGCTGACACGCCGTTGA
- a CDS encoding polysaccharide deacetylase family protein, whose product MGRIALKVDVDTLRGTREGVPKLLSMLSAARAQATFLYSLGPDHTGWALRRVFRPGFLKKVSRTSVVSLYGVRTLMYGVLLPAPDIGRKGAAEMRAARAAGHECGIHTWDHVYWQDNVRGRDAAWTRRQMQNAFDRYGEIFGEAPPTHGAAGWQMNDEAFRQIDDWGMAYASDGRGVTPYIPTVDGVACRHVQMPTTLPTLDELIGVDGWTEENVHEAILRQTEADPRDHVFTLHTELEGGKLAPVFEKLLAGWRAQGHELVSMATWYRHLDRSTLPRLPVTWGEIEGRSGELIIQP is encoded by the coding sequence ATGGGCCGCATCGCGCTCAAGGTCGACGTCGATACGCTGCGCGGCACGCGCGAAGGTGTGCCGAAGCTGCTGTCGATGCTGTCCGCCGCGCGGGCGCAGGCCACGTTCCTCTACAGCCTCGGCCCCGATCACACGGGCTGGGCGCTGCGGCGCGTGTTCCGGCCCGGCTTTCTGAAGAAGGTGTCCCGCACCTCGGTGGTCTCGCTGTATGGCGTGCGCACGCTGATGTACGGCGTGCTGCTGCCGGCGCCGGACATCGGCCGCAAGGGCGCCGCCGAGATGCGTGCCGCGCGCGCCGCGGGACATGAGTGCGGCATCCATACGTGGGACCACGTCTACTGGCAGGACAACGTGCGCGGCCGCGATGCGGCCTGGACGCGCCGCCAGATGCAGAACGCGTTCGACCGCTACGGCGAAATCTTCGGCGAGGCGCCGCCCACGCATGGCGCGGCGGGCTGGCAGATGAACGACGAGGCGTTCCGCCAGATCGACGACTGGGGCATGGCCTATGCGTCCGACGGCCGCGGCGTGACGCCGTATATCCCGACCGTCGATGGCGTGGCGTGCCGCCACGTGCAGATGCCGACCACACTGCCAACGCTCGACGAGCTGATCGGCGTGGACGGCTGGACCGAAGAGAACGTGCACGAAGCGATCCTGCGCCAGACCGAGGCCGATCCGCGCGACCATGTCTTTACGCTGCACACCGAACTCGAGGGCGGCAAGCTGGCCCCCGTGTTCGAGAAGCTGCTGGCCGGCTGGCGCGCGCAGGGCCACGAGCTGGTCTCGATGGCCACGTGGTACCGCCACCTCGACCGTTCGACGCTGCCGCGGCTGCCGGTGACGTGGGGCGAGATCGAAGGCCGCAGCGGCGAGCTGATCATCCAGCCCTGA
- a CDS encoding bifunctional UDP-4-keto-pentose/UDP-xylose synthase, whose product MKKVLILGVNGFIGHHLTRRILETTNWEVYGMDMSSDRLGELIEHPRMHFSEGDITINKEWVEYNIRKCDVILPLVAIATPATYVRNPLRVFELDFEANLPIVRSAVKYGKHLVFPSTSEVYGMCADEEFDPEASPLIYGPINKPRWIYACSKQLMDRVIHAYGMEQGLNYTLFRPFNWIGAGLDSIFESKEGSSRVVTQFLGHIVRGEPIKLVDGGEQKRAFADISDGISALMQIIENKDGVASGKIFNIGNPANIHSVRELAEMMLQMAADYPEYADEARKTQIVETSSGDFYGKGYQDVQHRVPKIDNTIQELGWKPEVTMEDALRRIFEAYRGKVVEARTLVDSAN is encoded by the coding sequence ATGAAAAAGGTCCTGATTCTTGGCGTCAATGGCTTCATCGGCCACCACCTGACGCGCCGCATCCTGGAAACGACGAATTGGGAGGTCTACGGCATGGACATGTCGTCGGACCGACTGGGCGAGCTGATCGAGCACCCGCGCATGCACTTCTCCGAGGGTGACATCACCATCAACAAGGAGTGGGTGGAGTACAACATCCGCAAGTGCGACGTGATCCTGCCGCTCGTGGCCATCGCCACGCCGGCCACGTACGTGCGCAACCCGCTGCGCGTGTTCGAACTGGATTTCGAGGCCAACCTGCCCATCGTGCGCAGCGCCGTGAAGTACGGCAAGCACCTCGTGTTCCCGTCGACGTCCGAGGTCTACGGCATGTGCGCCGACGAAGAGTTCGATCCGGAAGCTTCGCCGCTGATCTACGGCCCGATCAACAAGCCGCGCTGGATCTACGCCTGCTCCAAGCAACTGATGGACCGCGTGATCCACGCCTACGGCATGGAACAAGGCCTCAACTACACGCTGTTCCGCCCGTTCAACTGGATCGGCGCCGGCCTCGACTCGATCTTCGAATCGAAGGAAGGCTCGTCGCGCGTGGTCACGCAGTTCCTCGGCCATATCGTGCGCGGCGAACCGATCAAGCTCGTGGACGGTGGCGAGCAGAAGCGTGCGTTCGCCGATATCTCGGACGGTATCAGCGCGCTGATGCAGATCATCGAGAACAAGGACGGCGTCGCCAGCGGCAAGATCTTCAATATCGGCAACCCCGCCAATATCCACTCGGTGCGTGAACTGGCCGAGATGATGCTGCAAATGGCCGCCGACTACCCCGAGTACGCCGACGAAGCGCGCAAGACGCAGATCGTCGAGACGTCGTCGGGCGATTTCTACGGCAAGGGCTATCAGGACGTGCAGCACCGCGTGCCGAAGATCGACAACACGATCCAGGAACTGGGCTGGAAGCCCGAGGTGACGATGGAAGACGCGCTGCGCCGCATCTTCGAGGCATACCGCGGCAAGGTCGTGGAAGCCCGCACCCTCGTGGACTCCGCGAACTGA